In Reichenbachiella agarivorans, one genomic interval encodes:
- a CDS encoding lysophospholipid acyltransferase family protein: MNIKDTLLWKVILRIYGAYCVILFVTTFILLFPLFVIADKFKMPRFGLILNHYWAHVFFFLIGVRMEITQKVKLSKTSSYILCPNHFSFLDVAILPFVPIPFKYVGKLSIAKVPFFGYMFKKFHITVDRSKMRERYATYKQSIDALHNGFSLAVFPEGGIKSTEPPKMHAFKEGPFRMSIETGAPIVPVTLADNWHMFPTDGKYFFRRRKCRIVIHEPLDPKKYSMDNIKDFQNDVYNMIQSELNKKNNLITQS; this comes from the coding sequence ATGAATATAAAGGACACTTTGTTGTGGAAGGTGATACTCAGGATATATGGTGCATACTGTGTGATTTTGTTTGTCACTACGTTTATTTTACTATTTCCTTTGTTTGTGATTGCCGACAAGTTCAAAATGCCAAGGTTTGGATTGATACTCAACCATTATTGGGCGCATGTTTTCTTCTTCTTGATCGGTGTGCGGATGGAGATTACTCAAAAAGTAAAACTGTCAAAAACATCCAGCTACATATTATGCCCTAATCACTTCTCCTTTTTAGATGTAGCCATCTTGCCTTTCGTGCCGATCCCATTCAAATACGTAGGGAAGTTATCCATCGCCAAGGTTCCATTTTTTGGTTACATGTTCAAAAAGTTTCACATCACAGTAGATCGTTCCAAGATGCGCGAACGCTACGCCACATACAAGCAAAGCATCGATGCACTGCACAACGGTTTTTCACTAGCAGTCTTTCCAGAGGGAGGAATCAAAAGCACCGAGCCACCCAAAATGCATGCATTCAAAGAAGGGCCTTTCAGAATGTCTATAGAAACAGGTGCACCCATCGTCCCAGTTACACTAGCCGACAACTGGCACATGTTCCCTACGGATGGAAAATATTTTTTCAGAAGACGCAAATGTAGAATCGTAATACACGAACCTCTAGACCCTAAGAAATACTCGATGGATAATATCAAAGATTTTCAAAATGATGTCTACAACATGATCCAGTCAGAACTCAACAAAAAAAACAATCTAATCACCCAGTCATAG
- a CDS encoding threonine aldolase family protein: protein MKTTQWIDLRSDTVTKPTAPMLESMMEASVGDDIFGEDPTVSLLESKVAQLFGKEAGIFCPSGTMTNQIAIKIHTQPGDEVICDQTAHIYHYEGGGVAYNAGVSLRMIAGNKGRFTATDVLDNINPDDIHFPKTSLISIENTSNKGGGSIWDIEEIKKIAQVAALNNLRMHLDGARVFNAVIESPYSTQALGKYFNTISVCLSKGLGAPVGSVLVGSHESVLKAKRVRKVLGGAMRQAGYLAAAGIYALDHHIDRLAEDHQRAKQLEEIFVTKPYVQEVLNAGTNIVVLKIDPKIDTNLLLSEWKEKGLLAVGFGKNQIRLVTHLDFTDEQLQKIKEIKLL, encoded by the coding sequence ATGAAAACAACACAGTGGATAGACCTGAGAAGTGATACCGTCACCAAACCTACTGCCCCTATGTTGGAATCTATGATGGAGGCATCAGTCGGTGACGATATCTTCGGTGAAGATCCAACTGTTAGTCTACTAGAGTCAAAAGTCGCTCAACTCTTTGGCAAAGAAGCGGGTATTTTTTGTCCGTCAGGTACTATGACCAATCAAATTGCGATCAAGATACACACTCAACCAGGAGATGAGGTGATTTGTGATCAAACTGCTCACATCTATCATTACGAAGGTGGGGGCGTGGCGTACAATGCTGGCGTGTCTCTAAGAATGATCGCAGGAAACAAAGGTCGCTTCACCGCAACAGACGTTTTGGACAATATCAACCCAGATGATATTCACTTTCCTAAAACCAGCCTCATTTCCATAGAAAACACCTCCAACAAAGGAGGTGGGAGTATTTGGGACATAGAAGAAATAAAAAAAATTGCTCAAGTCGCGGCACTCAACAATTTGCGCATGCACCTAGATGGCGCTCGTGTGTTCAACGCCGTGATAGAAAGTCCCTATTCTACTCAAGCACTAGGAAAATACTTCAACACCATTTCCGTATGCCTATCCAAAGGTCTCGGCGCACCTGTCGGTTCGGTGCTAGTAGGAAGTCACGAAAGTGTACTAAAGGCCAAGAGAGTACGCAAGGTTCTAGGAGGAGCCATGCGCCAAGCTGGCTATCTGGCAGCTGCAGGCATCTATGCATTGGATCATCATATTGATCGATTGGCTGAGGATCATCAACGAGCCAAACAACTGGAAGAAATATTTGTTACCAAACCATATGTACAAGAAGTACTTAATGCTGGCACTAACATCGTTGTTCTAAAAATCGACCCCAAGATCGATACCAATCTCTTACTCTCCGAATGGAAAGAAAAAGGATTGTTGGCTGTTGGTTTTGGTAAAAATCAAATTCGTCTAGTAACACATCTAGACTTTACGGATGAGCAATTGCAAAAAATCAAAGAGATAAAACTACTTTGA
- a CDS encoding BspA family leucine-rich repeat surface protein produces the protein MKTTFSFLLCILLITIGKLSAQDSFITTWKTDNPGTSTETQITIPTYGTGVTYDYSIYWEEVGNNTHNGTETGLTGSHTIEFSTAGTYRVEISGTFPRIAFSDGGDKLKILTVEQWGSNPWSSMQYAFQGCNNLTISATDAPDLSNVTHLGSMFQSAHMLNQDISGWDVSNITNMEFMFRDATNFNVDLNTWDVSQVETMFGMFWDATSFNGNISDWDVSNLHQMAYMFKNATVFNGDISEWNVSNVTNMASTFSQCSSFNADLSSWDVSSVTTLSSLFYEATDFNQDIGDWNVSKAERMSWMFCRATSFNQDISGWDVSSLINIEYTFYQASSFNQDIGNWNVSGVNSLKYTFAEATSFNQDLNNWDVSNVTSMLGTFGGATNFNGNVSDWDVSNVLDMSGTFYLASNFNQDVSKWDMSKVMSTYGMFSSALLFNQDISDWDVSSVINMESMFDNAPVFNQDISNWDVSNAENLAWMFNMATNFDQNIGNWNIENATTMEHFFDLSGLSVVNYDLTLQGWLAQPIPADISLGADGISYCNARATRQELIDDHGWDFIADVGCIQTITFAPFSVKNYGDEPFELSASGGASNNPIFFTSSNLDVATVEGNTVTIHGAGSSIIIANQDGNDIYGPATPVPLTLTVNKAEQLITFSPIVSKTILDTPFELNAEGGESGNPITFTSSNLNVATISGTSVTIIGAGTTIITASQDGNTNYNPATPVEQVLEVTIITSVRENLSRSIIVYPNPTSQYISVQSDEETINQLDVFDIHGKAMNIKSTGNQLDINQLKSGYYLLKVVTDQKTHIKSFIKQ, from the coding sequence ATGAAAACAACATTCAGCTTTCTACTATGTATACTTTTAATCACCATTGGAAAGTTATCAGCACAAGATTCCTTTATAACTACCTGGAAAACAGACAACCCTGGCACCAGTACAGAAACCCAAATAACAATACCAACCTATGGTACTGGAGTGACTTATGACTATTCGATCTATTGGGAAGAAGTAGGTAATAATACTCACAATGGTACCGAAACAGGCCTCACCGGCTCACATACAATTGAATTTTCGACAGCAGGTACCTATCGAGTCGAAATATCTGGTACTTTCCCTAGAATTGCATTTTCCGACGGAGGAGACAAGCTAAAAATACTTACTGTAGAGCAATGGGGCTCTAACCCTTGGTCTTCAATGCAATATGCTTTTCAAGGGTGTAACAATCTGACAATCTCTGCCACAGACGCTCCAGACTTAAGCAACGTGACCCATTTAGGAAGCATGTTTCAGTCTGCACACATGCTTAACCAAGATATAAGTGGCTGGGATGTCAGTAATATTACGAACATGGAATTTATGTTTAGAGATGCCACCAATTTCAATGTTGATTTAAATACTTGGGATGTATCTCAGGTAGAAACCATGTTTGGGATGTTTTGGGATGCTACTAGTTTCAATGGCAACATTAGTGATTGGGACGTATCTAATTTACATCAAATGGCCTACATGTTTAAAAATGCTACAGTATTTAATGGAGACATCAGTGAGTGGAATGTAAGTAATGTAACCAACATGGCTTCCACTTTCAGTCAATGTTCCAGTTTCAATGCTGACCTTAGTTCATGGGACGTAAGCAGTGTAACCACGCTTAGTTCACTTTTTTATGAGGCTACAGATTTCAATCAAGATATAGGTGATTGGAATGTAAGTAAGGCGGAACGTATGAGCTGGATGTTTTGTAGAGCCACTAGTTTCAACCAAGACATTAGCGGATGGGATGTAAGCTCTTTAATCAACATTGAATACACTTTTTACCAAGCTAGCAGCTTTAATCAAGATATTGGCAATTGGAATGTAAGTGGCGTAAATAGTCTGAAATATACTTTTGCGGAAGCAACTAGCTTCAATCAAGATCTGAACAATTGGGATGTAAGTAATGTAACTAGTATGCTAGGTACATTTGGTGGAGCCACCAACTTCAATGGTAATGTGAGTGATTGGGACGTAAGCAACGTTCTTGACATGTCAGGGACTTTCTATTTAGCATCCAATTTCAACCAAGATGTAAGCAAGTGGGATATGAGTAAGGTCATGAGTACCTACGGCATGTTCTCCAGTGCTCTTCTATTCAATCAAGACATCAGTGACTGGGACGTAAGTAGTGTAATCAACATGGAATCCATGTTTGATAATGCCCCAGTATTTAATCAAGATATCAGCAACTGGGATGTCAGCAATGCCGAAAATTTAGCCTGGATGTTCAATATGGCTACCAATTTTGATCAAAATATTGGTAATTGGAATATTGAAAATGCTACAACTATGGAACATTTCTTTGATCTCAGCGGCTTATCCGTAGTTAATTATGACCTTACCTTGCAAGGTTGGCTTGCACAACCTATTCCAGCCGACATCAGCTTAGGAGCAGATGGAATAAGCTATTGTAATGCTCGTGCTACGAGACAAGAATTGATTGATGACCATGGATGGGATTTTATAGCAGACGTTGGATGCATTCAAACAATCACATTTGCACCTTTTTCTGTAAAAAACTATGGTGACGAACCATTTGAATTGAGCGCTAGTGGGGGGGCATCTAACAACCCAATATTCTTTACAAGTTCCAATTTAGATGTCGCTACCGTTGAAGGAAACACGGTCACCATCCATGGAGCAGGAAGTAGTATTATTATCGCTAACCAAGATGGAAACGATATCTATGGACCTGCAACTCCAGTTCCACTTACATTGACAGTAAACAAGGCAGAACAACTCATTACTTTTAGTCCAATAGTATCAAAAACAATCCTAGATACACCATTCGAATTGAATGCGGAAGGTGGAGAGTCTGGTAATCCAATAACATTTACCAGTTCAAATCTTAATGTAGCTACTATCTCTGGTACATCCGTCACGATAATCGGTGCTGGTACCACTATCATTACTGCATCCCAAGATGGTAATACTAATTACAACCCTGCCACTCCTGTCGAGCAAGTATTGGAAGTAACAATCATCACAAGCGTCAGAGAAAATCTCAGCAGATCTATCATTGTCTATCCTAATCCTACATCTCAGTACATTTCCGTTCAATCCGATGAAGAAACTATCAATCAGCTTGATGTTTTTGATATACATGGAAAAGCAATGAATATAAAATCAACTGGTAATCAATTAGATATAAATCAGTTGAAAAGTGGTTACTATTTACTAAAGGTAGTCACAGATCAAAAAACACATATCAAATCGTTTATCAAACAATAA
- a CDS encoding Cbp1 family collagen-binding glycoprotein adhesin — translation MKDRTIKITVLLVALVVTVGLIALFFTMEEEKSKLSEKSIQLEQQLEARDSAYNEIIDIMYSVESKIESIKDRESLISNISMGDVNKADKMQMMKDMSLIDSLILETNEKVASLSARLDDANINLKSFQNKISNLSLELKERKESLIALQENLKEKDIQIIDLTTDLNTLETKVVNQDSTIQDQMKVLDQQDVKLNKAYLAIGTRKILEEEGLVTKEGGFLGMGKTTALKSDVPQEKFEEIDIRTTKNLLIDAEEVDFITEHPSSSYEIVKEGDNVKFIKIVNPEEFWKISKFLVVAVNS, via the coding sequence ATGAAAGATAGAACTATAAAAATCACTGTATTACTTGTTGCTTTAGTGGTGACGGTAGGACTCATAGCCTTGTTCTTCACGATGGAAGAAGAGAAGAGTAAATTGTCTGAAAAGTCCATTCAGCTGGAGCAGCAATTGGAGGCAAGAGATTCGGCTTACAATGAAATCATCGACATCATGTACAGCGTGGAGTCCAAAATAGAGAGCATCAAAGACAGAGAAAGCTTGATATCTAACATTTCGATGGGAGATGTCAACAAGGCTGATAAAATGCAAATGATGAAGGATATGAGCCTTATTGATAGTTTGATCCTTGAGACCAACGAAAAAGTTGCAAGCCTTTCGGCTAGATTGGATGATGCTAATATCAACTTGAAATCATTTCAAAACAAAATCAGTAACCTTTCTCTGGAATTGAAAGAGAGAAAGGAGTCACTTATAGCCTTGCAAGAAAACTTGAAAGAAAAGGATATTCAAATCATAGATTTGACCACTGATTTGAACACATTGGAGACTAAAGTTGTCAATCAAGATTCTACGATTCAAGATCAAATGAAAGTGCTGGATCAACAAGATGTCAAGTTGAACAAGGCCTATCTAGCTATCGGAACGAGAAAAATATTGGAAGAAGAAGGTCTTGTAACGAAAGAAGGAGGCTTCCTAGGAATGGGTAAAACGACAGCTTTGAAAAGCGATGTGCCACAAGAGAAGTTTGAAGAAATTGACATACGTACGACTAAAAATCTATTGATTGATGCAGAAGAAGTTGATTTCATTACAGAGCACCCAAGTAGCTCATATGAAATCGTCAAAGAAGGAGACAATGTCAAGTTCATCAAGATTGTCAATCCAGAGGAATTTTGGAAGATATCTAAGTTCTTGGTAGTGGCAGTCAATAGCTAA
- a CDS encoding sigma-54-dependent transcriptional regulator codes for MRQQSWKVFVVEDDEWYRKLLVHTLSLNPDYEVSTYENGSSLLADLKKRPDLITLDFRLPDYSGAELFDKIKAFDPNIEIVMISEQQDVETAVSLLKKGAYDYLTKSEDIRDRLIHVLNKLGKNKELIQRVETLQEEVERKYDFQSSIIGQSAGIKKVFRMIEKAVTTNLTVMITGETGTGKEVVAKAIHYNSPLRNKAFVPVNMSAIPRELIESELFGHEKGSFTGATSQRIGKFEQAHGGTLFLDEIGEMEISLQAKLLRALQEKEITRVGGTQVVKVNCRVIVATHRNLLEEMKNGNFREDLYYRLFGLPIELPPLRDRDKDVVILAKHFAETFAKENHQSHKSFSQETLQKLMNYRYPGNIRELKSIIELAMVMADGDEITADDITFAQRDVVSDVLSEELTMKEYQLKIIKLYLKQYDDNIKLVADKLDIGQSTIYRLLKEESLS; via the coding sequence ATGAGGCAGCAGTCATGGAAGGTTTTTGTCGTAGAGGATGACGAATGGTACAGAAAGCTATTGGTGCATACTTTAAGTCTCAATCCTGACTATGAAGTGTCAACATACGAAAACGGCTCATCTCTTTTGGCCGATCTGAAGAAGAGACCTGATTTGATCACTCTTGATTTTCGTCTTCCGGATTATTCTGGAGCAGAATTGTTCGACAAGATCAAGGCTTTTGATCCCAATATCGAGATCGTTATGATCTCAGAGCAGCAGGATGTGGAGACAGCTGTCAGTCTACTCAAAAAAGGAGCCTATGACTACCTTACCAAAAGTGAAGATATCCGTGACCGGCTGATTCATGTACTCAACAAGCTGGGCAAAAACAAGGAATTGATCCAACGTGTGGAGACTTTGCAAGAGGAGGTAGAGCGAAAATACGATTTTCAGTCCAGCATCATAGGACAGAGTGCGGGCATCAAAAAGGTGTTTCGTATGATCGAAAAAGCAGTCACTACCAACCTGACGGTAATGATCACAGGAGAAACAGGGACAGGTAAAGAAGTGGTAGCCAAAGCGATCCATTACAACAGTCCGTTGAGAAACAAGGCTTTTGTGCCAGTCAACATGAGTGCCATCCCACGTGAATTGATTGAAAGTGAACTTTTTGGACATGAAAAGGGCTCATTTACTGGGGCAACTAGTCAGAGAATTGGCAAGTTTGAGCAGGCACATGGAGGTACTTTGTTTTTGGATGAAATAGGAGAGATGGAGATCTCGCTACAGGCCAAGCTCCTTCGTGCCTTGCAGGAAAAGGAAATCACCAGAGTAGGGGGGACGCAAGTGGTGAAGGTGAATTGTCGGGTGATAGTAGCCACTCATCGCAACTTGTTGGAGGAAATGAAAAATGGCAATTTCAGAGAAGACCTCTACTATAGGTTATTTGGTCTGCCTATCGAACTGCCTCCTTTGCGAGACAGAGACAAGGATGTGGTGATTTTGGCTAAACATTTTGCAGAGACCTTTGCCAAAGAAAACCATCAGTCCCACAAGAGTTTTAGTCAGGAGACTTTGCAGAAGCTGATGAACTATAGATATCCTGGCAATATCCGCGAACTCAAATCGATCATTGAGTTGGCCATGGTCATGGCAGATGGTGATGAGATCACTGCAGACGATATCACCTTTGCACAAAGAGATGTGGTATCCGATGTCCTCTCGGAGGAACTCACCATGAAAGAATATCAACTCAAAATCATTAAGCTTTACCTCAAGCAATATGATGACAATATCAAACTAGTCGCTGACAAACTGGACATAGGCCAGTCTACGATCTATCGACTACTCAAAGAAGAATCCCTCTCTTAA
- a CDS encoding ATP-binding protein has protein sequence MKKSLFPYFLSTSLLLLTLGAAVIGYFAYRNLNQIVSTLEEEVKPNLDLIILGQISIELGRMEDAIEGYVFNQDTSYMADFKARTQNAMAHLGELRLRSADYEFSKSIDSLENLILNKVTVLNQAAHLDMFSVEETFASIPRFEETKKDTVILIDTVVSNQKKIGFLQKLLGKKEVEVITTDSTVIVEERPTVDVNLQLDSIARKAQKRAYNQKIREFTLYKDHQDIDAEIVALIKRMETWQITRIKQMALQTQDRVRFTNRYITIFSFMASVILFITLTMLIIYVLRTRSHQMVLNLAKQNALQTAKEKEEFLANMSHEIRTPMNAIAGFAKTLLNSNLSAQQLEQVSIIDKSSNHLIHILNDVLDFSKLQSGKIKLDITPFDPEIVIKEAVQLLSQKAEEKGLRLKCEVSSLPKCLSGDAFRLRQILLNLIFNSIKFTESGEISVRATSVIREDKTYLQIDISDTGIGIPPDRQALVFDEFEQVNGSDKQTGTGLGLTITKKLIDIHQGSIRLQSVVGEGTTFSIELPYEELEPNEEELKSNNHSDFDFLGVHLLIADDEPFNVKLLKTILDAQNISYDVGIDGQATYELLSRHKYDLLLLDFRMPKMSGPEVASLLRKEGGINAGIPILGLTATVSDQHLKTAVDSGIDQIIRKPFKPEDLLRAMADQLKTRSFINSSGGLIKKKRPQQFSLDGLHQMGDEFFVMDMVETFISSSQKNLEMLDREVNTQNWEGAADVLHRIIAPARHFKLTELVHLLKETELSARRGTPIPRERLGKIKEETLSVIESLQLYLQQTQI, from the coding sequence TTGAAAAAGTCACTTTTCCCATATTTTCTCAGTACTTCGTTGCTGTTGCTCACATTGGGTGCAGCGGTCATAGGGTATTTTGCCTATCGCAATCTCAACCAGATTGTCAGTACTCTGGAGGAAGAAGTGAAGCCTAACCTGGATTTGATCATCCTAGGTCAGATATCTATCGAATTGGGGAGAATGGAAGATGCGATCGAGGGGTATGTGTTCAATCAGGACACGTCCTATATGGCAGATTTCAAGGCGAGAACACAAAATGCTATGGCTCACCTCGGAGAGTTGAGACTACGGAGTGCTGATTATGAATTTTCCAAATCTATTGATTCTTTAGAGAATCTCATTCTCAACAAAGTGACTGTATTGAATCAGGCCGCGCATCTTGATATGTTTTCTGTGGAGGAGACGTTTGCCTCCATTCCTCGTTTTGAGGAGACCAAAAAAGACACGGTGATCCTTATTGATACAGTGGTTTCCAATCAAAAGAAAATTGGTTTTCTGCAGAAGTTGCTTGGGAAAAAGGAGGTAGAAGTAATCACTACGGATAGTACTGTGATAGTAGAAGAACGCCCCACGGTAGATGTCAATTTGCAGTTGGATTCTATTGCCAGAAAGGCACAAAAGCGCGCCTACAACCAAAAGATAAGAGAGTTCACCCTCTACAAGGATCATCAAGACATTGATGCAGAGATCGTGGCGTTGATCAAAAGGATGGAAACTTGGCAAATCACTCGCATCAAACAAATGGCGCTGCAAACACAGGATAGAGTTCGGTTTACCAATCGATACATCACTATTTTTAGTTTCATGGCCTCTGTGATTTTGTTCATTACCTTGACGATGTTGATCATCTATGTCCTGCGTACCAGGAGTCATCAGATGGTATTGAATTTGGCCAAACAAAACGCCTTGCAAACTGCCAAGGAGAAGGAAGAGTTTTTGGCCAATATGAGTCACGAAATTCGTACCCCTATGAATGCAATCGCAGGGTTTGCCAAAACACTGCTCAATTCGAACCTCAGTGCGCAACAGCTGGAACAGGTTTCTATCATCGACAAGTCTTCCAACCATCTGATCCATATTTTGAATGATGTATTGGACTTTTCTAAACTGCAATCGGGTAAGATAAAATTAGATATCACGCCATTTGATCCTGAGATTGTGATCAAAGAGGCGGTGCAGCTGTTGAGTCAAAAGGCAGAAGAGAAAGGATTGCGTCTCAAGTGTGAGGTGTCTTCTCTGCCCAAGTGTCTGTCGGGAGATGCATTTAGATTGAGACAAATCCTACTCAATCTGATCTTTAATAGCATCAAATTCACGGAAAGTGGAGAGATAAGCGTACGTGCGACATCAGTCATACGGGAAGATAAGACCTACCTGCAAATCGACATCAGTGATACGGGAATTGGGATTCCACCTGATCGACAAGCTTTGGTATTTGATGAATTTGAGCAAGTCAATGGGAGTGACAAACAAACTGGAACAGGTCTTGGATTGACCATTACCAAAAAGCTGATTGACATCCATCAAGGAAGCATCAGATTGCAAAGTGTCGTTGGTGAGGGAACTACCTTCTCGATAGAGCTACCTTATGAGGAGTTGGAGCCTAATGAAGAAGAATTGAAATCTAATAATCATAGTGACTTTGATTTTTTGGGTGTTCACTTGCTCATAGCAGACGACGAGCCGTTCAATGTTAAGTTGCTGAAAACGATCTTGGATGCACAAAATATCAGTTACGATGTAGGGATCGATGGACAAGCAACCTATGAATTGTTGAGTCGACACAAGTATGATCTCTTGCTTTTGGATTTTCGAATGCCCAAAATGAGCGGTCCAGAGGTGGCCAGTTTGCTCAGGAAGGAGGGAGGTATCAATGCTGGGATTCCGATCTTAGGTTTGACGGCAACAGTCTCTGATCAGCACCTAAAAACCGCAGTTGATTCTGGTATCGACCAAATCATCAGAAAACCTTTTAAGCCCGAAGACTTGTTGAGAGCAATGGCAGATCAGTTGAAAACAAGGTCTTTTATTAATTCATCTGGGGGCTTGATCAAAAAGAAGAGACCGCAGCAGTTTTCTTTGGATGGACTTCATCAAATGGGCGATGAGTTTTTCGTCATGGACATGGTTGAGACTTTTATCAGTAGTTCTCAAAAGAATCTGGAGATGTTGGATAGGGAGGTAAATACGCAGAATTGGGAAGGAGCTGCTGATGTTTTGCATCGAATCATCGCACCAGCCAGACACTTCAAGTTGACTGAGTTGGTCCATCTGCTCAAGGAGACCGAACTTTCCGCTCGAAGGGGCACACCCATACCCAGAGAGCGTCTGGGTAAAATCAAAGAAGAAACACTTTCGGTGATTGAATCGCTTCAATTATATTTACAGCAAACACAAATTTAG
- a CDS encoding DUF4468 domain-containing protein, producing the protein MKKIVFILAVITSFQASAQLTLESGRYLAQKVVRLQGQDAELFQKAKAWVAANTNPTQDKTFFDEDANKIIVNAMIEHDLSGIPSVANYTLVLEFRNNMYRETFKDFTYKTGNKVYLFEDKKLKSKSKIVKDISLEIETFSENLQSSMYSELMAKKTQD; encoded by the coding sequence ATGAAGAAGATAGTATTCATACTCGCTGTGATCACTAGTTTTCAAGCCAGTGCACAACTCACATTAGAAAGCGGAAGATACCTTGCTCAGAAGGTAGTAAGATTACAAGGACAAGATGCAGAGCTTTTCCAAAAAGCCAAAGCTTGGGTTGCTGCCAATACCAATCCAACACAAGACAAGACCTTTTTTGACGAGGATGCCAACAAGATTATCGTGAATGCCATGATCGAGCATGACCTGTCGGGTATTCCAAGTGTAGCCAACTACACATTGGTACTTGAGTTTAGAAACAACATGTACCGAGAGACATTCAAAGATTTTACTTACAAGACGGGCAACAAGGTTTATTTATTTGAGGACAAAAAGCTGAAATCAAAGAGCAAAATCGTCAAAGACATCAGTCTTGAAATCGAGACTTTTTCGGAAAACTTGCAGTCAAGTATGTACAGTGAATTGATGGCGAAGAAAACACAGGATTGA
- a CDS encoding sugar porter family MFS transporter, producing MKTEEKVNNLYVIGITLVATLGGFLFGFDSGVINGTVHGLEVAFEAEDIGSGFNVASMLLGCAVGAFFAGKLADAYGRRTMLIVAAVFFIISAWGSGIAVTSPEFIVYRIIGGLAVGAASVMAPAYIAEIAPARFRGALATIQQVAIITGLFLSFLSNYILADISGSAVNILWLDFETWRWMFWVELIPAAIFLISLFFIPESPRYLVAKQKSAKALKVMDILYGTGMGQPKVDEIQASLAKDHHKPRLSDLYDKTLGRIKPIVWIGIGLASFQQFVGINVVFYYGSILWQAVGFGENDALLINVVSGALSIGAVVVSLLLVDKMGRKPILVIGSVGMSITLALVVVAFTSGSLVADPLTGKETLELSDSMGVLALIAANLYVIFFNFSWGPVMWVMLGEMFPNQIRGLGLAIAGIAQWVSNFIVTLTFPMLLGSAGLAFAYSLYMIGAIISIFFVVKYVYETKGKELEEMEG from the coding sequence TTGAAAACGGAAGAAAAAGTAAATAATCTCTATGTGATAGGGATTACACTGGTAGCTACCCTTGGGGGGTTTCTATTCGGGTTTGACAGTGGAGTGATCAATGGGACAGTACATGGGTTGGAGGTAGCTTTTGAGGCAGAGGATATTGGCAGTGGGTTCAATGTCGCTTCGATGTTGCTCGGCTGTGCGGTAGGGGCATTTTTTGCGGGTAAACTGGCAGATGCCTATGGTCGACGTACGATGCTTATCGTGGCGGCTGTGTTTTTTATCATTTCGGCTTGGGGATCAGGCATAGCGGTCACCTCGCCTGAGTTCATTGTTTATAGAATCATAGGTGGATTGGCAGTGGGGGCGGCTTCTGTCATGGCACCTGCATACATTGCGGAGATTGCGCCTGCTAGATTCAGAGGTGCATTGGCGACCATCCAACAAGTCGCCATCATTACGGGATTGTTTTTGTCTTTCCTGAGCAATTACATCCTAGCGGATATATCAGGATCAGCGGTCAATATCCTGTGGTTAGATTTTGAAACTTGGAGGTGGATGTTTTGGGTGGAGTTGATACCTGCAGCTATTTTCTTGATTTCATTGTTTTTCATCCCGGAGAGTCCGCGCTATTTGGTGGCCAAGCAGAAAAGTGCAAAGGCCCTGAAAGTAATGGATATCCTCTATGGAACTGGGATGGGGCAGCCGAAGGTGGATGAAATCCAAGCGTCTTTGGCGAAGGATCATCACAAACCTCGTCTGTCTGATTTGTATGACAAGACTTTGGGTAGAATCAAACCTATCGTATGGATTGGGATTGGTTTAGCGAGTTTTCAGCAGTTTGTAGGGATCAACGTGGTGTTCTACTACGGTTCTATCCTATGGCAAGCGGTTGGTTTTGGAGAGAACGATGCCTTGTTGATCAACGTAGTGTCAGGAGCATTGAGTATAGGAGCTGTGGTGGTTTCTTTACTGCTCGTTGACAAGATGGGGAGAAAACCTATTTTGGTCATTGGCTCAGTAGGGATGAGTATTACCTTGGCTTTGGTAGTGGTAGCGTTTACCTCAGGTTCATTGGTCGCTGATCCGTTGACAGGCAAGGAGACTTTGGAATTGAGTGATTCGATGGGTGTGTTGGCGCTGATAGCTGCCAATCTATATGTGATTTTCTTCAACTTCTCGTGGGGTCCTGTGATGTGGGTGATGCTAGGTGAGATGTTCCCCAATCAGATTCGCGGTTTGGGATTGGCGATTGCTGGTATTGCGCAGTGGGTGTCCAATTTTATTGTGACTTTGACTTTCCCTATGTTGTTGGGATCAGCAGGTTTGGCCTTTGCGTATAGCTTGTACATGATCGGAGCAATTATCTCTATCTTCTTTGTGGTGAAATATGTATATGAAACCAAAGGCAAGGAATTAGAAGAAATGGAAGGATAG